The nucleotide sequence ACTGGTTCTGCAGCCACAACCGCTGTTCGGCACCGAGCAACGAACGGTTCGGGTCCCCCATGGCCGCCTGGAAGGCCGGCAGGTTGATACCGTCCGCCGTCAGGTAGTCAGCATAATTGAGCTGCTCGTCGCGGCCGATCACCCGGGTATCGAGCATGTGCAGGCTGACCAGATCGCCAAAATCGAAACTGCGGTAGATGATTTCTTCGTCGTCCGGCATGGCCGGCCGAACCGGCATCCACTCGAAGTACGCCTGCAATGCCTGCAGCTTGCGCGCCAGGAATTCACCTTCGGTGGCTGGATCGTGATTCTCCGCCCCCTCACGCCAGGTATCGTTGGCGATCTCGTGATCGTCCCACACGGCAATAAATGGCGCGCTGGCATGCAGCGCCTGCAGGTCGGTATCGGTGCGGTAGTGGGCATAACGGCGGCGATAATCGAGCAGCGTCAGCAGTTCCACATCGTTGTTGGCCGGCAGCAGGCGCCCCATCGCCTCGGCGTCTTCGCCGGCGTAGCCCTGGCTGTCGTACTCGTACAGGTAGTCGCCCAGGTGCAGCACCGCGTCCAGGCCCTGTTCCTTCGCGGCTTCGGCGTACACGTTGAAATAACCGGCCGGGTAGTTGGAGCAGGACAGCACGGCAAACTTTACCTGCGTCACGCTGCCCTGTGGCAGCGTACGGGTGACACCTGCCGGCGACAGCTCGCCGGCCGCGCGGAAGCGATAGTAATAGATGCTGCCCGGCAGCAGATCGAGCACGTCCACTTTCAAGGTGTAGTCGTGCTCAAACGACACCTGCGCCGTGCCGCTGTGGACCAGGTCCGCAAACCCGGCATCGGTGGCCACTTCCCAGCCCACTTCAATGGCAGTGGTGTCGAAGTCCTCCGGCGTGACGCGGGTCCACAGCAACACCCGGTCACTCAGCGGATCGCCACTGGCCACACCGTGCCGGAAACCGACTTTGCGTCCTCGGGACGAACTGGACGAGCCGCCACAGCCTGACAGCCCGGTGGACACTGCCACTGCGCCCAGGCCCAGGGCGGAAATCTGCAGAAAATCACGGCGTGTGACACGGCGCATAAAGCTCTCCCCAAGATCATTGTTATGGCGGGGAGACGGTAGCGTCCGTGAATGACGCTTTGATGTCGTTACAGTAAAAGGGAAAGAAGACCTTGCGGCAGGCCCGGCAGGGGACTTATCGAAAAACCTCGTCCAGCGTGGTGGCGTCGTAAAAACAGTCGATCCAATGCTCCAGTTGCTCGCGGCTGGCCAGGCTCAGGCGCGTTTCCACCGCCGCCGGGATGTTGCCGAAACGGCGCGTCAACTGACGGCTCAGGATGGCTCTGGCCTCCTGAATGGAGCCTTGCTCGATACCTTGCTCGAGGCCCTGCTCAATGCCTTCTTCACGCCCCGCAGCAAGACCTTCCCGGCGATACTGTGCCTTCCACTCTCGTATTCTGTCCTCGAGCATGGTGTTCGCCTCCTGTAAGTCATTGATCTCACGCCAGTGTGTCACCGGGTCCAGGCTCGGGCCACGGCGCTGCAGCCACTCCACAAAGTGGCGACGCAGATCCGCCATTTCCGGGGTGTCGAGCCAGTCTACCAGAAGCGTCAATACCCGCTGAAGGGCCTCTGGCGAGGCGCTGTGCTCCAGCTGGAACAGCGCCGCCACCAGATTTCGCCGCGCCCCCGGCGGTTCTGCACAAGCCCCTTCATCCAGCAACAGAAAACGCTGTTGTGGCTGAAACTCACGCAGCGCCTCCGGCATCGCCTGGATCAGTGGCTCCAGCGCAATCGGCGCGCGCCACCGGCGTTTGCCATTGTAGAGCACGATCGGC is from Isoalcanivorax pacificus W11-5 and encodes:
- a CDS encoding Rpn family recombination-promoting nuclease/putative transposase encodes the protein MDDHDTSYRLLFSHVEMIRELLRGFVPGDWVRELDLNTLEKMNGSYVSDDLRSRHSDAVWRVRWGPRWVYIYLLLEFQSTVDRFMPVRILSYIGLLYQDLIQRKELDKTRRLPAVLPIVLYNGKRRWRAPIALEPLIQAMPEALREFQPQQRFLLLDEGACAEPPGARRNLVAALFQLEHSASPEALQRVLTLLVDWLDTPEMADLRRHFVEWLQRRGPSLDPVTHWREINDLQEANTMLEDRIREWKAQYRREGLAAGREEGIEQGLEQGIEQGSIQEARAILSRQLTRRFGNIPAAVETRLSLASREQLEHWIDCFYDATTLDEVFR
- a CDS encoding alkaline phosphatase D family protein, which translates into the protein MRRVTRRDFLQISALGLGAVAVSTGLSGCGGSSSSSRGRKVGFRHGVASGDPLSDRVLLWTRVTPEDFDTTAIEVGWEVATDAGFADLVHSGTAQVSFEHDYTLKVDVLDLLPGSIYYYRFRAAGELSPAGVTRTLPQGSVTQVKFAVLSCSNYPAGYFNVYAEAAKEQGLDAVLHLGDYLYEYDSQGYAGEDAEAMGRLLPANNDVELLTLLDYRRRYAHYRTDTDLQALHASAPFIAVWDDHEIANDTWREGAENHDPATEGEFLARKLQALQAYFEWMPVRPAMPDDEEIIYRSFDFGDLVSLHMLDTRVIGRDEQLNYADYLTADGINLPAFQAAMGDPNRSLLGAEQRLWLQNQLMSSAATWQVLGQQVLMARIHMPAEMLQGVLAQDPALIGLIAELTELKGRYLMNDPNLTPEEIARVTTVLPYNLDAWDGYVVERETLLGTAHAASKNLVVLAGDTHNAWASNLTDMDGNAAGVEFATASVSSPGLEEYLQLPPEMVPTAEQAISLLVDDLHYLNANQRGYLLVTFTATEARADWRYVSTVKAREYSLDASRARSLVVQAGSNTLSELV